In Mastigocladopsis repens PCC 10914, a single window of DNA contains:
- a CDS encoding helix-turn-helix domain-containing protein: protein MAGVTKVEIYESAEELQELLRKQKIVSSRERIQALYLLKIGHVKTIQDVAVVLGRARVTVQRWLKDYTESGIKGLLSTKKSPGRPPMINLQAREQLDRELQQPQGFKSYEEIRTWLKAVEGIEASYKVVHDTVRYQMKAKLKVPRAVGVKYDSEAELEFKKNCHNT, encoded by the coding sequence ATGGCTGGAGTCACCAAAGTAGAAATATATGAGTCAGCAGAAGAATTACAGGAACTGCTGAGAAAACAAAAAATAGTATCAAGTCGTGAACGGATTCAAGCGTTGTATTTGCTGAAAATAGGTCATGTAAAAACAATACAGGATGTAGCGGTGGTGCTAGGGAGAGCAAGGGTAACGGTACAAAGATGGTTGAAGGACTATACCGAATCAGGAATAAAAGGTTTATTGTCAACGAAAAAGAGTCCAGGAAGACCGCCAATGATTAACTTACAAGCAAGAGAGCAGCTAGACAGAGAACTTCAACAGCCACAGGGATTTAAAAGTTATGAAGAAATACGAACTTGGTTAAAAGCAGTGGAAGGGATAGAAGCATCATATAAAGTAGTACACGACACAGTGCGCTATCAAATGAAAGCGAAGCTAAAAGTACCGCGAGCCGTAGGTGTCAAATACGATAGTGAAGCAGAATTGGAATTTAAAAAAAACTGCCACAATACCTAG
- a CDS encoding IS630 family transposase, with product MRYWCGDESRVGLKTEPGRLITTKGVKPIGIMQWKRDNFYLYGLVEPLTGEHFIWEFSHLNTACFNIFLEKFSETYSQDIHILQLDNGAFHFSQHLKLPENIVLLFQPPHTPQVNPIERLWEEVKRHLTWESFSTLDELREFIWKRLEQLNTSIVASITGWDFILDALFVSGFS from the coding sequence ATTAGATATTGGTGTGGAGACGAAAGCCGTGTGGGGTTGAAGACTGAACCTGGGAGATTAATTACGACAAAAGGAGTCAAGCCCATCGGCATTATGCAATGGAAGCGGGATAATTTTTATTTATATGGATTAGTAGAACCATTAACTGGAGAGCATTTTATTTGGGAATTCTCTCATTTAAATACAGCTTGTTTCAATATTTTTTTAGAAAAATTCTCAGAGACTTATTCTCAAGATATACATATTCTTCAGTTAGATAATGGAGCGTTTCATTTTAGTCAGCATCTCAAACTACCAGAAAATATAGTTTTGTTATTTCAGCCTCCGCATACACCTCAAGTTAATCCAATTGAAAGATTGTGGGAGGAGGTTAAAAGGCATTTAACTTGGGAAAGCTTCTCAACTTTAGATGAATTAAGAGAATTTATTTGGAAGCGATTGGAACAATTAAACACATCAATCGTTGCTTCTATTACAGGTTGGGATTTTATTCTTGATGCTTTATTTGTATCAGGCTTTTCGTGA
- a CDS encoding AAA-like domain-containing protein — MRKFIYWSCPQSRPVKKILILTANPKDTDNLRLNEEVREIQTGLERARKRDQFEIISRWAVRSDDLRRALLDYEPQIVHFSGHGAGAQGLVLEDSAGKMQLVSAPSLARLFKLFQNKVECVLLNACYSEVQAEAICQHINYVIGMNQAIGDRAAIKFAIGFYDGLGAGRSLEDAFELGCIAIDLESIPESATPVLKKRSSSFLQASEQVLTKPQSRIFISYKRNAEPDETVALQVFQALSQQHEVFIDRAMLVGTPWAQRIEAELRRADFLIVFLSERAVHSEMVEAEIATAYRLAKEQGGHPAILPVRLNYQEPFQYPLSAYLNSINWALWQGDEDTPDLIEELKLAIAGGTLSITTEQSKTDLLQISPQPSLPRPSPSAQPVLLEMPEGTMDSESQFYIERPQDAIAIATIQRQGVTLTIKGPRQMGKSSLLIRVIDAALKVGKRVAFLDFQLFDHEAITNAEIFYQQFCTDLTEQLGMPNRVAEFWREGGGNNQRCNRYMQSYLLKELGGCLVLAMDEVDRIFDADFRSDFFSMLRSWHNNRALPTMRIWKKFDLALVTATEPYHLIANLNQSPFNVGEVLLLEDFTPEQVADLNQRHGSPLTRLQASQLMALYHFTKSLIQIKHQE, encoded by the coding sequence GTGCGAAAATTTATTTACTGGTCATGCCCTCAATCTCGCCCCGTGAAAAAAATTCTGATTCTCACAGCCAATCCAAAAGACACGGATAATTTACGCCTAAATGAAGAGGTACGAGAAATTCAAACAGGCTTAGAAAGGGCACGTAAACGAGACCAGTTTGAAATTATCTCACGGTGGGCGGTGCGCTCTGATGATTTGCGGCGGGCATTGTTGGACTATGAACCGCAGATTGTACATTTTTCTGGACATGGGGCAGGTGCTCAAGGATTAGTTTTGGAAGACAGCGCGGGAAAGATGCAATTAGTCAGCGCTCCATCTTTGGCGCGGTTGTTCAAGCTTTTCCAAAACAAAGTTGAGTGTGTGTTGCTGAATGCCTGTTATAGCGAGGTACAAGCAGAAGCAATTTGTCAACATATTAACTATGTGATTGGCATGAATCAGGCAATTGGCGATCGCGCTGCAATTAAGTTTGCCATTGGCTTTTACGATGGGCTAGGTGCAGGACGATCGCTAGAAGATGCCTTTGAATTGGGTTGTATTGCAATCGACTTAGAAAGTATTCCAGAGTCCGCAACACCTGTACTTAAGAAACGGTCATCATCTTTCCTCCAAGCTTCTGAGCAAGTGCTGACAAAGCCGCAAAGTCGCATTTTTATCAGCTACAAACGCAACGCAGAACCTGATGAAACAGTAGCGTTGCAAGTATTTCAGGCACTCAGTCAGCAGCATGAAGTGTTCATTGATCGGGCAATGCTGGTAGGTACTCCTTGGGCACAAAGGATTGAAGCTGAATTGCGTCGGGCAGATTTTTTGATTGTTTTTCTCTCAGAACGAGCTGTTCACAGCGAGATGGTGGAAGCCGAGATTGCCACGGCATACCGTTTGGCAAAAGAACAGGGAGGACATCCTGCGATTTTGCCAGTGCGTCTGAACTATCAAGAACCGTTTCAGTATCCACTAAGTGCTTATCTCAATAGCATCAACTGGGCATTGTGGCAGGGAGATGAAGACACACCCGATTTGATTGAAGAGTTAAAACTGGCGATTGCGGGTGGTACTCTTTCCATCACTACAGAACAGTCCAAAACCGACTTGCTGCAAATTTCCCCACAACCATCTTTACCGCGTCCATCTCCCTCTGCTCAACCAGTGCTTCTAGAGATGCCAGAAGGGACAATGGACTCAGAGTCTCAATTTTATATTGAGCGACCTCAGGATGCGATCGCGATCGCGACAATTCAGCGACAAGGAGTCACTTTGACGATAAAGGGTCCGCGTCAAATGGGCAAAAGTTCGCTGTTGATCCGGGTGATTGATGCTGCGCTGAAAGTTGGAAAACGGGTGGCGTTTTTGGATTTTCAATTATTTGACCATGAAGCCATCACCAATGCAGAGATTTTTTATCAGCAGTTTTGTACGGATTTAACCGAACAGCTGGGAATGCCCAATCGAGTGGCAGAATTCTGGAGAGAAGGCGGGGGTAACAATCAGCGTTGTAACCGCTATATGCAATCCTATCTGCTCAAGGAACTCGGTGGTTGCCTGGTTCTGGCAATGGATGAGGTGGATCGGATTTTTGATGCTGATTTTCGCTCTGACTTTTTTAGTATGTTACGCAGTTGGCACAATAACCGTGCTTTACCCACTATGCGTATCTGGAAAAAGTTTGACCTGGCGTTGGTGACTGCTACTGAACCCTATCATCTGATTGCCAACCTGAATCAATCGCCCTTTAATGTGGGTGAAGTTCTCCTCCTTGAGGACTTTACACCAGAACAAGTTGCTGACCTCAATCAAAGGCATGGTTCTCCGCTAACGCGGTTGCAAGCAAGCCAACTGATGGCGTTATACCATTTCACGAAAAGCCTGATACAAATAAAGCATCAAGAATAA